In Kryptolebias marmoratus isolate JLee-2015 linkage group LG4, ASM164957v2, whole genome shotgun sequence, the following proteins share a genomic window:
- the ip6k1 gene encoding inositol hexakisphosphate kinase 1 translates to MCLPQTNNMDNKLQGAGTGGGASLQPQIGGVPLEPFIHQVGGHTSMMRYDDHTVCKPLISREQRFYESLPPEMKEFTPEYKGVVLVCFEGDSDGYINLVAYPYVDNMEVGTGEHEERDPQEREQPRRKHSRRSLHRSSSSSEHKEERADRRETHDTDTSDNLAELKSPRLDPKILSDVPFQMLDWNSGLTSEKISHNPWSLRCHKQQLSRMRSESKDRKLFKFLLLENVVHHFSYPCILDLKMGTRQHGDDASEEKAARQMKKCEQSTSATLGVRVCGMQVYQLSTGHYLCRNKYYGRGLSIEGFRQALYQYLHNGKGLRQDLFETILNKLRSLKAVLERQASYRFYSSSLLIIYEGKEPEGPSVPSPGQIAARQQKTPANPTEPFCIQEPKATPPSNAPRKTDLCQNPDPGSLSSQGPGHMAPPSPSPRPPSKSDCHSCVPRPPSPHGRPDPASTAPGFGSHPPAPPPQQSHLVDVRMIDFAHSTFKGFRGDTAVHDGPDQGYVFGLESLIQILESLRDNNLP, encoded by the exons ATGTGCCTCCCTCAAACCAACAACATGGACAACAAGCTACAGGGGGCGGGGACAGGGGGAGGGGCTTCACTTCAACCACAAataggaggcgttcctctggaGCCCTTCATACATCAG GTGGGGGGCCACACCAGCATGATGCGCTACGATGACCACACGGTGTGTAAGCCCCTGATCAGCAGAGAGCAGCGCTTCTACGAGTCTCTGCCTCCTGAGATGAAGGAGTTCACTCCCGAGTATAAAG GTGTGGTGCTGGTGTGTTTCGAAGGCGACTCTGACGGCTACATCAACCTGGTGGCGTACCCCTATGTGGACAACATGGAGGTGGGGACCGGGGAGCATGAGGAGCGGGACCCCCAGGAGAGGGAGCAGCCCAGGAGGAAGCACTCCCGCCGCAGCCTCCAtcgctcctcctcttcctccgaaCACAAGGAGGAGCGGGCCGACCGAAGGGAGACGCACGACACGGACACCTCAGACAA TCTTGCAGAACTGAAGAGTCCTCGGCTGGACCCAAAGATCCTCTCAGATGTTCCCTTTCAGATGCTGGACTGGAACAGCGGTCTGACCTCGGAGAAGATCAGCCACAACCCCTGGAGCCTCCGCTgccacaaacagcagctcagccGCATGAGATCCGAATCCAAGGACCGCAAACTTTTCA AGTTCCTGCTGTTGGAGAACGTCGTGCATCACTTCTCCTACCCCTGCATCCTGGACCTGAAGATGGGCACCCGGCAGCACGGAGACGACGCCTCGGAGGAAAAGGCTGCCAGGCAGATGAAGAAATGTGAACAGAGTACTTCAGCGACGCTGGGAGTCAGAGTGTGTGGCATGCAG GTGTACCAGCTCAGCACCGGTCACTACCTCTGCAGGAACAAGTACTATGGCCGTGGCCTGTCGATCGAAGGCTTCCGGCAGGCCCTCTACCAGTACCTGCACAACGGAAAGGGCCTGAGGCAGGACCTCTTTGAGACGATCCTGAATAAGCTTCGCAGCCTGAAGGCGGTGCTGGAGAGACAGGCGTCTTACCGCTTCTACTCGTCGTCGCTGCTCATCATCTACGAGGGAAAG GAACCTGAGGGCCCGTCGGTCCCCAGCCCCGGACAGATCGCAGCCAGGCAGCAGAAGACCCCTGCGAACCCCACAGAACCCTTCTGTATTCAAGAACCCAAGGCCACGCCCCCTTCCAACGCCCCCCGTAAAACGGACCTGTGCCAGAACCCAGACCCGGGGTCGCTGTCCTCTCAGGGACCTGGACACATGGCCCCACCGTCCCCGTCTCCTCGCCCTCCCTCCAAGTCAGACTGCCACTCGTGCGTGCCCCGCCCCCCATCGCCTCACGGACGCCCAGACCCCGCCTCCACAGCCCCTGGCTTCGGCTCCCATCCTCCAGCCCCTCCACCGCAGCAGTCCCACCTGGTGGATGTTCGGATGATCGACTTTGCCCACTCCACCTTCAAGGGTTTCCGTGGCGACACGGCGGTGCACGATGGGCCGGACCAGGGCTACGTGTTCGGACTGGAGAGTTTGATCCAGATCCTGGAGAGTCTTCGGGACAACAACCTGCCGTAG
- the asb14a gene encoding dynein heavy chain 12, axonemal, translated as MMSFNRSGLEDEDDEEDAAIQYMIEQSLLESSKQRETRREPTTRDNRSSGLVSTDSSKIFAAIRQGNEKLLKDLCVRHKDKFLQADSRGWTPLHEAAAQSNMTILELTYKASGPDSLESRTLGGQTPLFLAVEGGLVENASFLLDHGAQPDCQDQDKDAPLFVAIRSDHADLVKLLLLHGSNVNQAGCHGRQPLHEASKLGSVGLVTLLLGAGAQPDPRSSYGLTPLALAAQGGHVEVVETLLKRGADVFSQAHDEASILYEAAVSGDPAVIELLLEHGADANVSNHTGHMPIHRMAHRGHLQSLKLLLPVTSMSDVNDSGISPLHSAAAEGHTDCIKALLDAGYDPNYMLHPWIRRSYDDERKSALFFAVSNSDMASVKLLLEAGAMTNQDPVKCLQVALRLGNYELINLLLRYGANVNYYCRINTTHFPSALQYALKDEVVLRMLCNYGYHVERCFDCPYGDRPHVPEGYEGWTCSEIKDTLFCEVITVSWLKHLSGHMVRVLLDYLDHVMLCSKLKPVLLEQKEWADICRVQENARCLQHLCRLQIRRCLGRLRLRSPVFMSFVPLPGRLKDYILYREYDLWGRQSGPPG; from the exons ATGATGAGTTTTAATCGCTCTGGGCTGGAGGATGAGGATGACGAGGAAGATGCAGCGATTCAGTACATGATCGAACAGAGTCTGTTGGAGAGCAGCAAACAGAGAGAAACCCGCAGAGAGCCAACGACACGAGACAACCGGAG CTCTGGTTTGGTGTCTACAGACAGCAGCAAGATCTTCGCAGCTATAAGACAAG GTAACGAGAAGCTGCTGAAGGATCTGTGTGTTCGACATAAAGACAAGTTTCTGCAGGCAGACAGCAGAGGCTGGACTCCTCTCCacgaagcagcagctcagagcaACATGACCATCCTGGAGCTCACATACAAAG CTTCAGGCCCAGACTCCTTGGAGAGCAGAACCCTCGGTGGTCAGACGCCCCTCTTCCTGGCAGTAGAAGGAGGTTTGGTGGAAAACGCCTCGTTCCTCCTGGATCACGGAGCTCAGCCGGACTGCCAGGACCAGGACAAGGACGCCCCTCTGTTTGTAG CCATCCGTTCAGACCACGCTGACCTggtgaagctgctgctcctgcatggATCCAACGTGAACCAGGCGGGCTGCCACGGCCGCCAGCCCCTCCACGAGGCTTCGAAGCTGGGCAGCGTGGGGCTGGTGACCCTGCTGCTGGGGGCCGGGGCGCAGCCGGACCCCCGCAGCAGCTACGGCCTCACGCCTCTGGCCCTGGCCGCTCAGGGGGGACATGTGGAGGTGGTGGAGACTCTGCTGAAGAGAG GAGCAGACGTCTTCTCGCAGGCGCACGACGAAGCCTCCATCCTTTATGAAGCGGCCGTTTCTGGAGACCCGGCTGTCAtcgagctgctgctggagcacGGCGCCGACGCCAACGTCTCCAACCACACGGGACACATGCCCATCCACCGCATGGCCCACCGAGGACACCTTCA atccctgaagctgctgcttcctgtcaCCTCTATGTCGGACGTGAACGACAGCGGCATCAGTCCTCTTCACTCCGCTGCTGCTGAGGGACACACCGACTGCATCAAG GCCTTGCTGGATGCAGGTTACGACCCCAACTACATGCTCCATCCCTGGATCCGCCGTAGCTACGACGACGAGAGGAAGTCCGCTCTCTTCTTCGCTGTGTCCAACAGCGACATGGCGTCGGTGAAACTGCTGCTGGAGGCTGGAGCCATGACCAACCAGGACCCGGTCAAATGTCTGCAG GTTGCGCTCCGCCTGGGCAACTACGAGTTGATCAACTTGTTGCTGCGGTACGGAGCCAACGTGAACTACTACTGCAGAATCAACACCACCCATTTCCCCTCGGCGCTGCAGTACGCCCTGAAAGACGAG GTGGTCCTCAGGATGCTGTGTAACTATGGTTACCACGTGGAGCGATGCTTCGATTGCCCTTACGGCGACCGCCCCCACGTTCCCGAAGGCTACGAGGGATGGACCTGCTCCGAGATTAAAGACACTCTG TTCTGTGAGGTCATCACCGTCTCCTGGCTGAAGCACCTGTCGGGTCACATGGTCCGCGTCCTGCTGGATTACCTGGATCACGTGATGCTGTGCTCCAAACTGAAGCCGGTTCTGCTGGAGCAGAAGGAGTGGGCTGATATCTGCAGGGTTCAAG AAAACGCCCGCTGTCTGCAGCATCTCTGCCGCCTGCAGATCCGCCGCTGTCTCGGCCGGCTCCGGCTCCGCTCCCCGGTCTTTATGAGCTTCGTGCCGCTGCCGGGCCGGCTGAAGGACTACATCCTGTACCGGGAGTATGATCTGTGGGGCCGGCAGAGCGGCCCGCCGGGCTGA
- the rps23 gene encoding 40S ribosomal protein S23 codes for MGKCRGLRTARKLRNHRREQKWHDKQYKKAHLGTALKANPFGGASHAKGIVLEKVGVEAKQPNSAIRKCVRVQLIKNGKKITAFVPNDGCLNFIEENDEVLVAGFGRKGHAVGDIPGVRFKVVKVANVSLLALYKGKKERPRS; via the exons ATGG GAAAGTGTCGTGGTCTGCGTACCGCCAGGAAGCTCCGCAACCACCGCCGTGAGCAGAAATGGCACGATAAACAGTACAAGAAGGCCCACCTGGGAACTGCCCTGAAGGCTAACCCCTTCGGAGGAGCCTCTCACGCCAAGGGAATCGTCCTCGAGAAAGT tggTGTGGAGGCTAAGCAGCCCAACTCTGCCATCAGAAAATGTGTGAGAGTTCAGCTCATCAAGAACGGCAAGAAGATCACAGCCTTCGTTCCTAACGACGGTTGCCTCAACTTCATCGAG GAGAACGACGAGGTTCTGGTGGCCGGATTCGGTCGTAAAGGTCACGCCGTGGGTGACATTCCCGGAGTTCGTTTCAAGGTGGTCAAAGTGGCCAACGTGTCCCTGCTGGCACTCTACAAAGGCAAGAAGGAGAGACCCAGGTCATAA
- the atp6ap1la gene encoding ATPase H+ transporting accessory protein 1 like a isoform X1, producing the protein MASLWKHACIFLLLHLWPSTCLHQQPADSNISKVHGNNGTMEHFIFTKELQNPHLSQRKLLQTAGAALPFPPLKVLSDGEPCVLFQARKVSLRYEKQKPLDLTELAFSPQKPADTSQSVCRQDRASLVMRFGDVDSLRDLSLRLQLSNTFYESSGQWWFSMDNVTLLYNTSEEAVFNATDVYAPASFSYRCLHVSSLQRYSGLLQPSADGARRWSITFIDFQIQAFNVTFGKFSPASDCTTILTPAILMGLVTSLILLLVLAYALHMVVHLKHIEHDDEQKGDIYFPQSPELLEPCREETFNEKNVM; encoded by the exons ATGGCTTCTTTGTGGAAACATGCCtgcatcttcctcctcctccacctgtggCCGTCCACCTGCCTCCACCAACAGCCTGCTGACAG CAACATTTCTAAAGTTCACG gGAACAATGGAACGATGGAGCATTTCATATTCACAAAAGAACTGCAG AATCCACATTTATCACAGAGGAAGTTACTTCAAACTGCAGGAGCTGCacttccttttcctcctctaAAG GTTCTGTCCGACGGGGAGCCGTGTGTTCTGTTCCAGGCCAGGAAAGTTTCTCTTCGCTATGAGAAGCAGAAACCTCTGGACCTGACAGAACTGGCCTTTTCTCCTCAGAAACCTGCGGACACCAGCCAGTCCGTCTGCCGCCAGGACCGAGCCTC gttGGTCATGAGATTTGGAGACGTGGACAGTTTGAGAGATCTGTCACTCAG ACTGCAGCTCTCCAACACATTTTACGAGTCTTCTGGTCAGTGGTGGTTCTCCATGGACAACGTCACTCTTTTATACAACACGTCTGAAGAAGCCGTGTTCAACGCCACGGATGTTTACGCTCCAGCCTCTTTCTCCTACCGCTGCCTTCATGTCAGCAGTCTGCAGAGATACAGCGGCCTGTTGCAGCCGAGCGCTGACGGAGCACGCCGCTGGTCCATCACCTTCATCGACTTCCAG ATCCAAGCATTTAATGTCACCTTTGGTAAATTTTCTCCTGCGAGCGACTGCACCACCATCCTGACCCCAGCCATCCTGATGGGCCTCGTCACGTCCCTCAtcctgctgctggttctggCCTACGCCCTACACATGGTCGTCCACCTAAAACACATCGAACACGACGACGAGCAAAAGGGCGACATCTACTTCCCCCAAAGCCCCGAGCTTCTCGAACCCTGCCGTGAGGAAACCTTCAATGAGAAGAATGTCATGTAG
- the atp6ap1la gene encoding ATPase H+ transporting accessory protein 1 like a isoform X2 has translation MASLWKHACIFLLLHLWPSTCLHQQPADSNISKVHGNNGTMEHFIFTKELQNPHLSQRKLLQTAGAALPFPPLKVLSDGEPCVLFQARKVSLRYEKQKPLDLTELAFSPQKPADTSQSVCRQDRASLVMRFGDVDSLRDLSLRLQLSNTFYESSGQWWFSMDNVTLLYNTSEEAVFNATDVYAPASFSYRCLHVSSLQRYSGLLQPSADGARRWSITFIDFQRLHHHPDPSHPDGPRHVPHPAAGSGLRPTHGRPPKTHRTRRRAKGRHLLPPKPRASRTLP, from the exons ATGGCTTCTTTGTGGAAACATGCCtgcatcttcctcctcctccacctgtggCCGTCCACCTGCCTCCACCAACAGCCTGCTGACAG CAACATTTCTAAAGTTCACG gGAACAATGGAACGATGGAGCATTTCATATTCACAAAAGAACTGCAG AATCCACATTTATCACAGAGGAAGTTACTTCAAACTGCAGGAGCTGCacttccttttcctcctctaAAG GTTCTGTCCGACGGGGAGCCGTGTGTTCTGTTCCAGGCCAGGAAAGTTTCTCTTCGCTATGAGAAGCAGAAACCTCTGGACCTGACAGAACTGGCCTTTTCTCCTCAGAAACCTGCGGACACCAGCCAGTCCGTCTGCCGCCAGGACCGAGCCTC gttGGTCATGAGATTTGGAGACGTGGACAGTTTGAGAGATCTGTCACTCAG ACTGCAGCTCTCCAACACATTTTACGAGTCTTCTGGTCAGTGGTGGTTCTCCATGGACAACGTCACTCTTTTATACAACACGTCTGAAGAAGCCGTGTTCAACGCCACGGATGTTTACGCTCCAGCCTCTTTCTCCTACCGCTGCCTTCATGTCAGCAGTCTGCAGAGATACAGCGGCCTGTTGCAGCCGAGCGCTGACGGAGCACGCCGCTGGTCCATCACCTTCATCGACTTCCAG CGACTGCACCACCATCCTGACCCCAGCCATCCTGATGGGCCTCGTCACGTCCCTCAtcctgctgctggttctggCCTACGCCCTACACATGGTCGTCCACCTAAAACACATCGAACACGACGACGAGCAAAAGGGCGACATCTACTTCCCCCAAAGCCCCGAGCTTCTCGAACCCTGCCGTGA